The Prosthecobacter vanneervenii genome has a segment encoding these proteins:
- a CDS encoding amidase has product MTRRRLLQTAAAAAALPASCGKKHLPPPPYATLADLRALLSSGQTTPLLIAEHCLARIAQIDKSGPRVNAILELNPAARTLATSCPPGPLHGLPVLIKDNIETADDMLTTAGSLALRMHRPAKDAPLAQRLRAAGAVILGKTNLSEWANIRSPHSTSGWSARGGLTRNPHRLTHSASGSSSGSAAAVAAGLAPAAIGTETNGSIVSPASACGIVGFKPTVGLISGAGIIPITHWQDTAGPMTLTVQDAALLMQTLADNFTADLQSDALKGARLGVIRSHCGKNSQVLALFDAALEKLHAAGAVIVDPVNLPTMREAGSLAWKAMLIELRQDLNAYLAQRGGDVRSLAELIAFNEKHRDTEMPHFGQEFFEQAEKLGMPDIIAEGAAARAEARRLAGPDGIDAALREHRLDALICPTNDPVGKIDLAHGDTHERVASTPAAVAGYPHLTVPLGFVDHLPIGFSFMGTAKTDAHILSLGHAFEQLTQARRAPEFRAA; this is encoded by the coding sequence ATGACCCGCCGCCGCCTGCTCCAAACCGCTGCCGCAGCAGCCGCGCTCCCCGCCTCCTGCGGGAAAAAACACCTCCCTCCCCCGCCCTACGCCACCCTCGCAGACCTGCGCGCCCTGCTCAGTTCCGGACAGACCACACCGCTGCTCATCGCAGAGCATTGCCTCGCACGCATCGCGCAGATCGACAAATCAGGCCCGCGTGTAAACGCCATCCTGGAACTCAACCCCGCCGCACGCACCCTCGCCACTTCCTGCCCTCCCGGCCCGCTTCACGGCCTGCCCGTCTTGATCAAAGACAACATAGAAACCGCCGACGACATGCTCACCACCGCAGGCTCCCTGGCCCTGCGCATGCATCGCCCAGCCAAGGACGCACCGCTGGCTCAGCGCCTGCGCGCCGCAGGGGCAGTCATCCTCGGCAAAACCAACCTCAGCGAGTGGGCCAACATCCGCTCACCCCATTCCACCAGCGGCTGGAGCGCACGCGGCGGCCTCACGCGCAATCCCCACCGCCTCACCCACAGCGCCAGCGGTTCAAGCTCCGGCTCCGCAGCAGCCGTCGCCGCAGGCCTCGCACCCGCCGCCATCGGCACCGAAACCAACGGCTCCATCGTCAGCCCCGCCAGCGCCTGCGGCATTGTCGGGTTCAAGCCCACCGTCGGCCTCATCAGCGGCGCAGGCATCATCCCCATCACCCACTGGCAGGACACCGCCGGGCCCATGACGCTCACAGTGCAAGATGCCGCACTGCTCATGCAAACCCTCGCGGACAACTTCACCGCCGACCTCCAGTCCGACGCCCTCAAAGGCGCACGCCTCGGCGTCATTCGCAGCCACTGCGGCAAGAACTCGCAGGTGCTCGCCCTCTTTGACGCCGCCCTCGAAAAACTCCACGCCGCCGGGGCCGTCATCGTTGATCCCGTCAATCTTCCCACGATGCGCGAGGCCGGTTCCCTCGCCTGGAAGGCCATGCTCATCGAACTGCGGCAGGATCTCAATGCCTACCTCGCTCAGCGCGGCGGCGATGTGCGCTCCCTCGCCGAGCTCATCGCCTTCAATGAAAAACACCGCGACACCGAAATGCCGCACTTCGGCCAGGAGTTCTTCGAGCAGGCGGAAAAACTCGGCATGCCCGACATCATCGCCGAGGGAGCAGCCGCCCGCGCCGAGGCCCGCCGCCTCGCCGGTCCCGACGGCATCGACGCCGCCCTGCGCGAGCACCGCCTCGACGCCCTTATCTGCCCCACCAACGACCCCGTCGGCAAAATCGACCTCGCCCACGGCGACACCCACGAGCGTGTCGCCAGCACCCCCGCCGCCGTCGCCGGCTACCCCCACCTCACCGTCCCCCTCGGCTTCGTGGACCATCTCCCCATCGGCTTCTCCTTCATGGGCACCGCCAAAACAGACGCCCACATCCTCTCCCTCGGCCACGCCTTCGAACAACTCACACAAGCCAGACGCGCCCCCGAATTCCGCGCAGCATAA